Below is a window of Humulus lupulus chromosome 9, drHumLupu1.1, whole genome shotgun sequence DNA.
aaggataaacacagatcaacaatggagaaagcccttgtatattgcttaatagcctgagtgtacaatgaattttccaaccccttttctggaggggtgatgatctatttatattggagctctaatggctccttatacattgtggtcccaagggacaagattgtacataggtacattgtcagggtagcaGCACAGGTCATGGTGGAGCAGAAGatcatggtgtcggcctggtacatagttaaaggcatgcatgtagtgcttccaatctccgtacaaatccgtacctccactacttgtgttATACAGATGTCAGGGCCACACGTTTTTCCTCCTCATGGCCGTACGTCCTACACCCATACACGTACGGGtgctttgtacctgatggtttTTCTCGCATCTCCAAGGCACGTATCTGCTCAAAGTTATCCCACGTTCTACTATGTGTAGGAAAGCTTGCGTGTTAacatgaacgatatactcagtcatctaCACCACTATTGGCTTGATACCAAATAGTTCttgggtctctcctattgctcCTCGTACGCTCCTTCTAGAGGTCTTAGACCCCATACGAGTACACGAggcgcgagaccatggtggtgcgaggtcATGTGAGCTGCGGGACCATGGTCatgcgagaccatggtggtgcatTGCATATGGAGCAGGCAAGGTGCACCTCACTTGGCGCGAGGCTCATGGGCGACGCCACTGGTGCACTTGCACGAGATGCTAGGtgggcgaggctgctggagcacCTGCGCAAGACGCTGCGtgggcgaggctgctggagcacCTGCATAAGACGCTGCCTGGGCGAGGTTGCTGGAGCATCTGTTCGAGACGCTGCCTGGGCGAGGATGCTGGAGCACCTGCGCGAGACGCTGGctgggcgaggctgctggagcacCTGCGCGAGACGCTGGCTGGGCGAGGCTGCTAGAGCACCTGCACAAGACGCTGCTTGGGCGAGGCTGATGGAGCACCTGCACGAGACGAtgcctgggcgaggctgctggagcacCTGCGCGAGATGCTGCCTGGGCGAGGCTGTTGGAGCACCTGCGTGAGACGCTGCCTGGGCGAGGCAACTGGAGCACCTGTGCGAGACGCTGCCTAGGCGAGGCTGCTGGAGCATCTGCGTGAGATGCTGCCTGGGCGAGACCCATAGGTGCGCTGGCAGCCTCGTGAGGCATGGTGCAGCATGGTACATATGTGCGAGATGGGCATGTCTAGGATGTAGCCACTATCGTGGCTTCTATAGAGGTTATTTTGCACAATGTGGCCCATCCTCATATGAGCATTTAGGCCGTAGGCTCTAAGCCAGCCCGAACTCTATAACTTAGCTTGTGTTGCTCGTTGGGTGAATTCTTTCACGTTCGTAGACCCTTACTCATTTCAATACGGGATCATGtattttttcttttagtgtggatttttggtatccacagaTGGGAAATTTTACTAGGCAAGCCAACAACTCTTTCTCCAACACTTTCAACCCATGATGGAGGAATCACCCTAATTTTTCAAGGAGAAATAATCAGGGCCCTCAACAATAATTTCAACAACCCATGTCTCAAGCTCCACCTCAATCAACGTCACAACCACCAGTACCACTGGTTTCTCAAGAGAAGACAAATGAATTACAAGCTGCATTGTTGACCTTTACCAACACTCAAACTCAATTCATGACTGAAACTAAAGCCTCCATTAGAAATCTAGAGAGTCAAAGTTGGTCAATTGGTAAATATGTTGAACAATCGGCCACACAGGACTTTGCGTAGTAATACTGTAGTGAATTTAAAGGAGAAATGCAATGCGATATAACTAAGGAGTGGTAAGGAATTAGAAGAGTCAGTTAAGAAGTCTATTCGGTTGCCGAAATTGGTTATTGAGAAGGATGAGGTAGAAGAAGAGGATAAAGAGAACCCTGAGAAGAAGTACCCACATGTGAGTTTTAAGCACCACATCAAGATCCCATATCATGAGAGGCTTCAAAAGAACACACTTGACAAGCAGTTTTCtaaaattttagatatttttcgaAAGCTTCACATCAACATTCCCTTTGCCAAGGCACTTGAAACAATGCTGGGTTATGTGATGTTTGTGAAGGAAATCTTGTCAAAGAAAAAGAGACTTGAGGACTATGAGATTGTGGTGCTTACTGATGGGTGCATCGCAATACTCCAaaagaaactacctcccaagcttaaagatccaAGTAGTTTCGCCATTCTTTGTACTGTAAGGAATGTGGATTTTGAGACAACACATTGTAATTTAGGGGCAAGTGTGAAGCTAATGGCTCTATCTATCTATCAAAAACTGAAATTGGGGGAAGTGAGACCAACTATGGTGACACTTCAAATGGTGGATCGCTCAGTCAAATATCCTCATGGGCTGATTGAGGATGTACTGGTAAAGGTGGATAAATTCATCTTCCCTACATATTTTATTATTCTGGACATGGAGGAAGATGCTAATATCCCAATTATTCTTGGAAGGCCATTTTTAGCTACCGGTAAGACATTGATCAATATAACAAAAGGGGAGTTGAAGTTGTgagtgtaaaaaaaaaaaaaaagaggtaaCATGTAATTTTTTGCAACAACAGAAATTCCAACGTGTTGTAGTCTTGATGTGGTGAAAAAAAGGGAGTTGGAAGTCCCTAAGAAAAGGTGCATGGCTCAATGTGGTATTCGAATAATTCATCATTGTTTGTAAAGGTTTTTTAATGGGAAAGCTCGATTGTTACATGAGAGGTGGAAAGTTACACAAATCTACAATATCCAAAAACGAACGTCCACTTATGACACTTTGGTTCTCAAGGACTTGAGGGGTGCCCTGGACCCAAAGCTCAGCGTCCGGCTAAGTGACATTAATGACAGCGCCATTAGGAGGCATCCCGATCTTTTCTTTGcatttttgttagttttatttaagttttggattatgaacattttaattttggtattttgagTATTTATTTTCTTAGGATTAGTCTTAATTTCTGTCATTTAGTTTTAGACTTATATTGTTGAACTGTGAAATTATTGAAACAAGGGGTTTGCGCTGCATCGCCACAAATAGGCATCACGACACTGTGGAACAGAGAAAATGAGTCCTTAATTTAGGCCTCCCAAGTGCTGCAACCTTGCGCTGCATTGTTAAATTGGTCAAGCTCGTTAATTTGGTTAACCAATGGTCTTTGGATGATGTCGTTCAACATTATTTTCCGTATCCATCATCATTTAATCCACATCAGCTACTTCTTTTTGGCTATCCTCCATCTGAAAGGGATGGTGGTGAGTGTCCTTCGTTGTGAGCAGTCCAAGTTTTCCAGGTAAGTTTCTTTTCGTTAACTTCCCTTTAAACATTGGGGAAAATctttaggttaagtttggggaagtGGATTTATTGCTGTTTTGTATATATTAGGATGTACTTTGGTTTAGTTTGTGTGTCTTGTTTTCATTGTGTTTAGTTTAGGGTGTTTAGAGTGTAGTTGAATTAAGTTGACAATGATTAACCAATGAAAATATGTTGAATGATATGTAGAATAAATTGAATGACAATGAAAGCTATAAAATtcgtgtgcttggttgaatatttctttcCACTTTTACTTGGgtctacttaaataattgagcgattgatcatgatttttaataaaaaaaaattgtgattcAACAATATTTATGCTTACTGAATTTTGAAACTAAGGTGATGTTTGGTTAGGGGGTAATAGAATGGAAAGGAATCAGTTTTAATTCCATTAATTTGTTTGGTGACATTTTAGAGTATTGGAATATCATTCCAATGGAatggtttttccaccattttggtGGAATGACTATTCCATCTGAAAATGTAAGGAAAGACCATTCCAAAGCAAGATTgaaaatttttttaataatttttttatttatattaatatttattccATTTCATTCTTATTACTCCATTTTCATTCCCTGTAACCAAACGACACCTAAATGTAAAATATGAAACTGTTGTTATTCTAGAACTTAATTGCTTGCTTTTTGAGATGAAATCCTAGATGATACATGCTTAGGGAGATGATAGAACAATTGAGACTTTCAAGCTAACCTTGAAATATTAAAATCCCTAGTTGCCCAATTTTGGGCTTAatgtgaattttttttgtttgacacttattttgtACCTATTTGAAACTTTGTTGTTCTTTTTTCCATTTTGATTATATCATTAGCATATGAAAGGTGATTGGAGGATTGGTTTGTAACGgggtttatatttggaaatttgtgtcATTAGGAgaaaaaaattgagagagaaagaaaaaaatatattgaaaatgaactacagtccaattgaaaatacaaagaaataagtttgggggagtggtTTATTTGGtttgtgtgcttatggtatatttgatCCTAGAAGACTTTTTCATCTACCATTACCTCAGCCGTTCACTTATAAGCCATGAAAGCCCTATTGATTCTTTAGCGTGTGTTGTCTACATTAGTcgagattagtaagtatagcatgcttatgggataatgatattaattggttgcaatgaaaaaaaattagtgagcatgaattgattcaaattgaattttatttattaatcatgattaggAGAGTTTTTTTTTGGACCTAAGTAAGTTGGAATaatgttttgactgaaattcGGGATTAGTGGTTCATTTTCATGAAGATTATATAAGCATGTCATAATATTCATTTTTGTTGGTTGTTTTaggtttttagttttttttttttgtcttttgtgttctttacttGAGGGCGAGTAAACGGTTAttttgggggaatttgttaggcCTATTTTGGTAGTGTTTTACACTGTGTTTCAGGGTATGTTTTTAGTCTTTTATGTTGTTTTGTTCAGTGTTATGcttattttgtttatgttttcaAACTTAAGCAACGAATATGCTTGTTTGTCGAAGATAATGTGTCTAGTCTCGAGAACTTCATAAGGTGATAAAACGCAATTTGACATTGAAAAATGTTGAATTATGTGAAAAAAGCGATTTGAGAAGCGGCGCAGGAAAAGGAGTTGCATCGCGAGGACCAACAGAGAAGGCCATttactggaaaaggtggagtcgCATCCCCTTGAAGGTGCAATGCAGCGCTGTCGAAGTTAGAGGCGAAGGAGTTGGGGCATATCGTAGGGGTGCTGCGGCGCCTGATTGTTGAGCCGTGGAGGTGAGTCTGTACGCTAGTGAGAGAAAAGGGTATTTTTGACTTTTCAATAGGAAATTAATATGGGTATAGTATTTAATCATGTTTTCGGGATCATAAAAGTGGATTGGAGTAGAGGAGGCTTGGAAGAACATTTGAATCTCATTCCGAAAGAATGGATCGATATACaaatcttttcttctttttttcaccTTTAATTCATGTTGAATTTTAGTTTTATGATCTGAAATTTATTTTTAGGGTTTTTAagtgactctcttgaaactctattatgaattaatgcaagtttatgttttcttcttctttattgagACCTTTCAAATTTTTGTTTATTGTGTGTGATTGATTGGCCATCaattgcatgatttatatgagtTTGATTCAATGAAAGGTGAGATTTAAACCTACTATAATTGATTAGAcacaaatattaatatttaatgaGAATATCAGTATGATTTGTGTAGTTTATAAGTTTCCATTATTAATGCTTCCTATATGTTGAGTTTATCATAGAAatgtcaaaaattattttttaggtTGAGTTTTATGTATATTAATATGAATATAAATACTTTTGTGAACTTGATATCTTAATGAGAAGAGTGAATGTGGAGCTTTGTGTTAATGAAATAGCAGAGTGGATGGAAGATGAGATTAAATTCCCTAGTTTACTtagttattaaattaattatttttttctgcTGTATATTTTAGTTTTCAATTCTAGTTTCAAGTTTGTTTATGTTCGCtgaatttttttatgtttatgcttttagattttaatatttaacttTTCATTAACCAAATAGAGATTACAAGTTAATTATTGGTAACTGGTAATTCAGTCTTTGTGAGACAATACTTGTGCTTATGTACTTTATTACTTGAATGATACACATACTTGTGCTATCAATTTTTCACAACAAGTACCAGGCTTGAGGAACCAAGATGGATGCTTACTTGGCCAAAACCCAAGAGATGCTACACATCTTCTAAAGGTTTACCATCTGACAAGTTCCACAGGAGCAAAActccaatgctgatgctctagCCAAGCAAGCTACCACCAAGGATGTAGAGATGTTCAATCAGAGTGCCCAGGAAAGTGTAAATGATTCAACACCTAGACGATTGGATGGAGCCCATCACGACGTACCTTGTGTCCAACTACCGCAGGATAAGAAAGTGGCTTGGAagctactttaccaggctccTTGGTAAGTAATCATGGATAGTAAGTTGTATAgacgaggatattcaatgccattacTCATGTGTGTGTCTGAGCAGGAAGCCAAGTTCATCCTCCGAGAAGTGCATGCGGGCTTCTGTAGTCACCACCCTACGGGGCAAAGCCTAGCGAAAAAGAATAtgtgccaaggatacttctgaccGGCGATGAACACCAATTCGATGGATTATGTCAAAAATGAAACAAAAGCCAACGATATGCTAACACCCCCAGAGCTCTTTCAAATGAGCTCACTCAGATGACAAGTCCCTAGACTTTTGcagtctggggcattgaccttgTAACGAcgcaaaatcactaataaggcttaagggcctagatcagtgtgccgggagggcacgactggtttatgtgtgaattaaacagtttaatgcatgattatatgaatatatgaaatgcatgtgggccccatttggttgctagggtca
It encodes the following:
- the LOC133799978 gene encoding uncharacterized protein LOC133799978, with translation MSQAPPQSTSQPPVPLVSQEKTNELQAALLTFTNTQTQFMTETKASIRNLESQSWSIEESVKKSIRLPKLVIEKDEVEEEDKENPEKKYPHVSFKHHIKIPYHERLQKNTLDKQFSKILDIFRKLHINIPFAKALETMLGYVMFVKEILSKKKRLEDYEIVVLTDGCIAILQKKLPPKLKDPSSFAILCTVRNVDFETTHCNLGASVKLMALSIYQKLKLGEVRPTMVTLQMVDRSVKYPHGLIEDVLVKVDKFIFPTYFIILDMEEDANIPIILGRPFLATGKTLINITKGELKL